From the genome of Thermococcus chitonophagus, one region includes:
- a CDS encoding 50S ribosomal protein L18e, which yields MKRTGPTDPNLRRLIRFLRKKSNEQGVKIWKDIAWRLERPRRQRAEVNVSKINRYAKDGEMIVVPGSVLGAGRLEKKVIVAAWKFSETAKKKIVEAGGEAITIEELVERNPKGSGVRIME from the coding sequence ATGAAGAGGACTGGTCCAACTGATCCAAACCTTAGAAGGCTCATTCGCTTCCTTAGGAAGAAGTCAAATGAGCAGGGTGTAAAGATCTGGAAGGACATAGCTTGGAGGCTCGAAAGGCCCAGAAGGCAGAGAGCGGAGGTTAACGTCAGCAAGATAAACAGGTACGCAAAGGATGGTGAAATGATAGTGGTTCCTGGGAGCGTCCTTGGTGCTGGAAGGCTTGAGAAAAAGGTTATAGTTGCGGCATGGAAGTTCAGTGAAACAGCGAAGAAGAAGATCGTGGAGGCAGGAGGGGAGGCAATAACAATTGAGGAGCTCGTCGAGAGGAACCCGAAGGGAAGTGGAGTAAGGATAATGGAGTGA
- the rplM gene encoding 50S ribosomal protein L13 encodes MRIINADGLILGRLASKVAKMLLEGEEVVIVNAEKAVITGNRDVIFKKYKQRTGLRTLTNPRRGPFYPKRSDEIVRRTIRGMLPWKTDRGRKAFKRLKVYVGVPKEFQGKQLETIMEAHVSRLSRPKYVTVGEVAKFLGGKF; translated from the coding sequence ATGAGGATTATTAACGCTGATGGTTTAATCCTTGGAAGGCTCGCTTCAAAGGTTGCAAAGATGCTCCTTGAGGGCGAGGAGGTTGTAATAGTCAACGCTGAGAAGGCGGTAATAACGGGCAACAGGGATGTTATATTCAAGAAGTACAAGCAGAGGACAGGACTTAGAACTCTCACGAACCCCAGAAGAGGTCCCTTTTACCCAAAGAGGAGTGATGAAATAGTTAGGAGGACCATTAGGGGAATGCTTCCATGGAAGACTGACAGGGGGAGGAAGGCCTTCAAGAGGCTTAAGGTCTACGTCGGCGTTCCAAAGGAGTTCCAGGGGAAGCAGCTTGAGACAATAATGGAGGCTCACGTTTCAAGACTCTCAAGGCCGAAGTATGTTACAGTTGGAGAGGTAGCCAAGTTCTTAGGAGGAAAGTTCTGA
- a CDS encoding 30S ribosomal protein S9, with translation MRIIQTTGKRKTAIARAVIREGKGRVRINGKPVEIIEPEIARFTILEPLILAGEEIWNSVDIDVKVQGGGFMGQAEAARIAIARALVEWTGDMNLKEKFMKYDRTMLVGDPRRTEPHKPNRSTKGPRAKRQKSYR, from the coding sequence ATGAGGATCATCCAGACTACTGGTAAGAGGAAGACTGCTATCGCGAGGGCAGTTATTAGGGAAGGTAAGGGCAGGGTTAGGATCAACGGGAAGCCAGTTGAAATTATCGAGCCAGAGATTGCAAGGTTCACGATCCTTGAGCCCCTAATCCTTGCTGGGGAGGAGATATGGAACAGCGTTGATATCGACGTTAAGGTTCAGGGTGGAGGTTTCATGGGTCAGGCTGAGGCCGCTAGGATTGCAATAGCTAGGGCATTAGTAGAGTGGACTGGGGACATGAACCTCAAGGAGAAGTTCATGAAGTACGACAGGACAATGCTCGTTGGAGATCCAAGAAGGACGGAACCTCACAAGCCCAACAGGTCAACCAAGGGTCCGAGAGCGAAGAGGCAGAAGAGCTATCGTTGA
- a CDS encoding DNA-directed RNA polymerase subunit N: MIIPVRCFTCGKVIGDKYYEFKKRVEAGEDPEKVLDDLGLERYCCRRMLLSHVELIDEIMHYRVY, encoded by the coding sequence TTGATAATCCCCGTGAGATGCTTTACCTGTGGGAAGGTAATTGGAGATAAGTATTACGAGTTCAAGAAAAGGGTTGAGGCCGGGGAGGATCCCGAGAAGGTGCTTGATGACCTTGGTCTTGAGAGATACTGTTGCAGGAGAATGCTCCTCAGTCACGTCGAGTTAATCGATGAGATAATGCACTACAGAGTTTATTAA
- a CDS encoding DNA-directed RNA polymerase subunit K, whose amino-acid sequence MFKYTRFEKARIIGARALQIAMGAPVLIDVPEGITPLDAAIMEFEKGVIPITVIRPS is encoded by the coding sequence GTGTTCAAGTACACGAGGTTTGAAAAAGCTAGGATTATAGGTGCGAGGGCCCTCCAGATAGCAATGGGAGCGCCTGTCCTTATAGACGTCCCAGAGGGAATAACTCCTCTTGATGCCGCAATCATGGAGTTCGAAAAGGGCGTGATACCAATAACAGTAATTAGGCCGAGCTGA
- the rpsB gene encoding 30S ribosomal protein S2, producing MADEYLVPLDQYLAAGVHIGTQQKTKDMKKFIYRVRQDGLYVLDVRKTDERLKVAGKFLAKFEPQSILAVSVRLYGQKPVKKFGEVTGARAMPGRFLPGTMTNPAVKNFFEPDVIIITDPRADHQAMKEAVEIGIPIVALVDTENLLSYVDLAIPTNNKGRKALALIYWILAREILYNRGEIQSREDFKVPVEEFEMKIVRR from the coding sequence ATGGCTGATGAGTATCTCGTTCCACTCGACCAGTATTTAGCGGCTGGAGTGCACATAGGGACGCAGCAGAAGACCAAAGACATGAAGAAGTTCATCTACAGAGTCAGGCAGGATGGCCTTTACGTCCTCGACGTTAGGAAGACCGATGAGAGGCTTAAAGTGGCAGGAAAGTTCCTTGCTAAGTTTGAACCCCAGAGCATTCTGGCTGTGAGCGTTAGGCTTTACGGTCAGAAGCCCGTGAAGAAGTTCGGTGAGGTTACAGGGGCAAGGGCAATGCCCGGAAGGTTCCTCCCAGGAACGATGACCAACCCAGCAGTGAAGAACTTCTTTGAGCCAGATGTGATAATCATTACAGACCCAAGAGCTGATCACCAGGCAATGAAAGAGGCAGTTGAGATTGGCATTCCAATAGTTGCCCTCGTTGACACCGAGAACCTCTTAAGCTATGTTGATCTTGCAATACCCACGAACAACAAGGGTAGGAAGGCCCTAGCTTTGATCTACTGGATACTCGCTAGGGAGATTCTGTACAACAGGGGAGAGATACAGAGCAGGGAAGACTTCAAGGTTCCGGTTGAGGAGTTCGAGATGAAGATAGTCAGAAGATGA
- a CDS encoding pyridoxal-phosphate dependent enzyme encodes MLVCTKCGRKFEEKFLLQCECGGTLLVRRNYDSFLPDPRFFDIRRYLSYLPVDASFLPKIPPIITPVVEIEGIEFKLDYLHPTGSFKDRGTFVTIAKLKEEGISEVVLDSSGNAALSLAFYSMISGIKVHIFLSYDAKPGKISALMNLNAKVHFVEGDRMKVHDSALEFSKATGIPYVTHWLNPYFIEGTKTIAFEIYEEIGVPEEIFIPTGSGTALLGVWKGFKELMEIGEIERLPKLIAVQAEGFESLCPRSPRINKLADGIAIPNPPRLEDMKKALEETGGYCISVGEDDTLAAHHWLKARGLLVEETSATALAGYWKAREEGIATGNSLILLTGVKR; translated from the coding sequence TTGCTCGTCTGTACTAAATGTGGAAGGAAATTTGAGGAGAAGTTCCTTCTACAGTGTGAGTGTGGAGGGACATTACTGGTTAGGAGGAACTATGATTCATTCCTTCCAGACCCCAGGTTCTTTGATATTAGGAGGTACCTGAGCTATCTCCCAGTTGATGCTAGCTTCTTGCCAAAAATACCTCCAATAATAACCCCAGTCGTTGAAATTGAGGGAATAGAGTTCAAGCTGGATTACCTCCACCCCACGGGTTCATTCAAAGACAGGGGGACCTTTGTCACAATAGCAAAGCTCAAAGAGGAAGGAATAAGCGAGGTTGTTTTAGACAGTTCTGGAAATGCCGCACTTAGCTTGGCATTTTACTCCATGATATCTGGAATTAAGGTTCACATATTCCTCTCCTATGATGCAAAGCCCGGGAAAATTTCAGCTTTGATGAATCTAAACGCGAAAGTTCACTTCGTTGAAGGTGACAGGATGAAAGTTCATGACAGTGCACTCGAATTTTCTAAAGCCACAGGAATTCCCTACGTCACCCACTGGCTGAATCCATACTTCATTGAAGGGACAAAGACCATAGCTTTTGAAATATACGAAGAAATTGGGGTTCCTGAAGAAATTTTCATACCAACTGGAAGCGGGACTGCTCTTCTAGGTGTTTGGAAGGGGTTTAAGGAGTTAATGGAGATTGGGGAGATAGAGAGACTTCCAAAACTCATTGCAGTTCAGGCGGAGGGCTTCGAAAGCCTCTGCCCGAGATCACCCAGGATCAATAAGCTTGCCGACGGAATAGCAATTCCAAATCCTCCAAGGCTTGAAGACATGAAGAAAGCCCTCGAAGAAACTGGAGGTTATTGTATAAGTGTTGGTGAAGATGATACTTTAGCAGCTCATCACTGGCTTAAAGCGAGAGGTCTTTTGGTTGAGGAAACCTCAGCTACGGCCCTTGCGGGATACTGGAAGGCAAGGGAGGAAGGCATTGCAACGGGAAATTCTTTAATCCTCCTAACCGGCGTTAAGAGGTAA
- a CDS encoding MEMO1 family protein: protein MIRYPAVAGQFYPTGDELIEMLERFFSDLSEEGSERRITAGVAPHAGYIFSGYTASRTYKAIYEDGLPETFVILGPNHTGMGSPIAVYPEGEWETPLGRVKVDSEIAKAIVELSNIADLDDLAHRYEHSIEVQLPFLQYLAELAGKDFTIVPITLGIQDEDVAETLGKAIYEASQSLGRDVVVIASTDFMHYGYFYGYVPFTGRAEELPNMVKEWDMRVIRRILDFDVKGMFEEIRAMNHTMCGPGGVGVGIVYSKLMDAVEAELLHYTTSFEVSRSTDAIVGYASIVMRR from the coding sequence ATGATAAGGTATCCAGCCGTGGCAGGCCAATTTTATCCTACAGGTGATGAGCTAATAGAGATGCTCGAGAGGTTCTTCAGCGACCTTAGCGAGGAGGGAAGCGAGAGAAGGATCACCGCGGGAGTTGCTCCTCACGCTGGCTACATATTCTCGGGCTATACTGCCTCGAGAACGTACAAGGCTATATACGAAGATGGCCTTCCGGAGACCTTCGTGATCCTGGGGCCAAATCACACGGGCATGGGCTCTCCAATAGCGGTTTACCCTGAGGGCGAGTGGGAAACTCCCTTGGGGAGAGTTAAGGTTGACAGTGAGATTGCAAAAGCCATCGTTGAGCTTTCAAACATAGCAGATCTTGATGATCTAGCCCACCGCTACGAGCACTCGATTGAAGTTCAACTACCCTTCCTCCAGTATCTCGCTGAGCTGGCTGGGAAGGACTTCACAATAGTTCCAATAACCCTGGGAATTCAAGATGAAGATGTCGCCGAAACTTTGGGTAAGGCTATTTATGAGGCATCGCAATCACTTGGAAGGGACGTTGTTGTTATAGCATCAACAGACTTCATGCACTACGGCTACTTCTACGGCTATGTTCCCTTTACTGGGAGGGCCGAAGAGCTACCAAACATGGTTAAGGAGTGGGACATGAGGGTAATACGGAGGATTCTAGACTTTGATGTCAAGGGGATGTTCGAGGAGATTAGGGCCATGAACCACACCATGTGTGGCCCTGGGGGAGTTGGGGTTGGGATAGTGTACTCAAAGCTGATGGATGCAGTTGAAGCTGAGTTACTCCACTACACCACTAGCTTTGAGGTCAGCAGGAGCACTGATGCCATAGTTGGGTACGCGAGCATAGTTATGAGGAGGTAG
- a CDS encoding mevalonate kinase — protein sequence MRVLASAPAKIILFGEHSVVYGKPAIAAAINLRTYVEAELRDDKKIRIEAHDIKVPGLTVSFSENEIYFESDYGKAAEVLSYVRQAIELAMEEAGVRRGINVSITSQIPVGAGLGSSAAVAVATIGAVSKLLGLELTREEVAKLGHKVELLVQGASSGIDPTVSAIGGFLYYEKGNFEHLPFMELPIVVGYTGSSGSTKELVAMVRRRYESMPELIVPILNAMGKLVEKAREVITSELDEEEKFAKLGELMNINHGLLDALGVSTKKLSELVYAARTAGALGAKITGAGGGGCMYALAPGRQREVATAITIAGGTPMITEISREGLRIEEVMK from the coding sequence TTGAGGGTTCTTGCCTCAGCTCCCGCTAAGATAATCTTATTCGGCGAGCACAGTGTCGTCTATGGGAAGCCCGCTATAGCCGCCGCTATAAATCTAAGGACGTACGTTGAGGCCGAGTTAAGGGATGATAAGAAAATAAGGATAGAGGCCCATGACATTAAGGTTCCTGGGCTTACGGTTTCCTTCTCGGAGAACGAGATATACTTCGAGAGCGATTACGGTAAAGCTGCCGAAGTCCTAAGCTACGTGAGGCAGGCCATAGAATTGGCAATGGAAGAAGCTGGGGTTAGGAGGGGAATTAACGTTTCGATAACCTCTCAAATTCCTGTTGGCGCTGGCTTGGGTTCTTCAGCGGCCGTTGCCGTGGCAACCATAGGTGCAGTTTCGAAGCTTTTGGGCCTAGAACTCACGCGGGAGGAAGTGGCAAAGCTGGGCCACAAGGTTGAGCTCTTAGTTCAGGGGGCTTCCAGTGGAATTGATCCTACGGTTTCCGCGATAGGAGGTTTCCTGTACTATGAGAAGGGCAACTTCGAGCATCTCCCCTTCATGGAGCTACCGATAGTTGTGGGATACACAGGTTCAAGCGGTTCAACTAAAGAGCTGGTGGCTATGGTCAGGAGGAGATACGAGAGCATGCCCGAGCTGATAGTCCCCATACTCAACGCGATGGGAAAGCTTGTGGAGAAGGCTAGGGAAGTAATAACATCGGAACTCGACGAGGAGGAGAAGTTCGCCAAGCTTGGAGAGCTAATGAACATAAATCACGGCCTTCTGGATGCCTTAGGCGTTTCAACTAAAAAGCTCAGTGAGCTCGTTTACGCCGCAAGGACTGCCGGGGCACTCGGTGCCAAGATAACTGGAGCTGGAGGAGGAGGGTGTATGTACGCTCTGGCCCCAGGAAGGCAGAGGGAAGTTGCAACTGCAATCACGATAGCGGGAGGAACTCCGATGATAACAGAGATCAGCAGGGAAGGATTGAGGATAGAGGAGGTCATGAAATGA
- a CDS encoding isopentenyl phosphate kinase: protein MMVIKIGGSVLSDKTRKFHFRAEVVKRIAYELSRFFPEEKFIVVHGGGSFGHPLAQKFGIREGLRDYSSRHGFVVTHLAMLDLTSRVAKCFLENSLPAFPISSSSIFITENGRIVKGSLEVVREAIEKGFIPLLFGDVSFDVRKGIEIVSGDEIILHLAKEFKPEKVIFLMDVDGIYDRYPGGQLLKEIRVSDLENLEVQGSAGIDVTGGIRKKLEVAKELARYTQEVWFVNGLIKDRLSEAIIGNALGTVVMP, encoded by the coding sequence ATGATGGTCATAAAGATTGGTGGTAGTGTTCTAAGTGATAAGACGAGGAAGTTCCACTTTAGGGCGGAAGTCGTAAAGAGAATAGCGTACGAGCTCTCAAGGTTCTTCCCCGAGGAGAAGTTTATAGTGGTTCACGGTGGTGGCAGCTTCGGCCATCCTCTCGCTCAAAAGTTCGGAATTAGGGAGGGGCTGAGGGATTACTCAAGTAGGCACGGCTTTGTGGTTACCCACCTAGCCATGCTTGATCTGACTTCGAGAGTTGCCAAGTGTTTCCTCGAAAACAGCCTCCCAGCTTTCCCGATCTCAAGCTCTTCCATATTCATAACTGAGAACGGCAGGATAGTTAAGGGATCCCTTGAGGTGGTTAGAGAGGCTATTGAGAAGGGGTTCATTCCTCTTCTGTTTGGTGATGTCTCCTTCGACGTAAGGAAGGGAATAGAGATTGTTTCTGGGGATGAGATAATCCTCCACCTGGCGAAAGAGTTCAAGCCTGAGAAGGTGATATTCCTGATGGACGTCGACGGTATCTATGATAGGTATCCTGGGGGCCAGCTTCTGAAGGAAATAAGGGTTTCTGATTTGGAAAATCTTGAGGTTCAGGGTTCAGCTGGAATTGATGTCACGGGGGGAATAAGGAAGAAGCTTGAGGTTGCAAAAGAACTCGCAAGATACACCCAGGAGGTGTGGTTCGTTAATGGGTTGATAAAAGATAGGTTGAGCGAGGCGATAATTGGGAATGCCCTGGGCACAGTTGTCATGCCTTAA
- a CDS encoding ATP-dependent DNA ligase — protein sequence MRYLELAQLYQKLEKTTMKLIKTRLVADFLKKVPDDHLEFIPYLILGDVFPEWDERELGVGEKLLIKAVAMATGVDAKEIENSVKDTGDLGESIALAVKRKKQKSFFSQPLTIKRVYQTLVKVAETTGEGSQEKKMKYLANLFMDAEPIEAKYIARTVLGTMRTGVAEGLLRDAIALAFHVKVELVERAYMLTSDFGFVAKVAKLEGNEGLAKVTIQIGKPIKPMLAQQAANIKEALLEMGGEAEFEIKYDGARVQVHKDGDRIIVYSRRLENVTRAIPEIVEAIKEAVKPEKAIVEGELVAIGENGRPLPFQYVLRRFRRKHNIEEMMKKIPLELNLFDVLYVDGVSMIDTKFIERRKKLEEIIEPNGKIKIAENLITKKVEEAEAFYKRALEMGHEGLMAKRLDAVYEPGNRGKKWLKIKPTMENLDLVIIGAEWGEGRRAHLLGSFILGAYDPETGEFLEVGKVGSGFTDEDLVEFTKMLKPLIIKEEGKRVWVEPKIVIEVTYQEIQKSPKYRSGFALRFPRYVALRDDKGPEDADTIERIAQLYELQERMKGKV from the coding sequence ATGAGGTACCTTGAGTTAGCCCAACTTTATCAGAAGTTAGAGAAGACCACAATGAAACTAATAAAGACCAGACTTGTTGCAGATTTCCTTAAAAAAGTTCCAGACGATCACCTTGAATTCATACCCTATTTAATCCTGGGAGACGTATTTCCAGAGTGGGATGAAAGGGAGCTTGGTGTTGGTGAGAAGTTACTCATAAAGGCCGTTGCCATGGCAACGGGCGTTGATGCTAAGGAAATAGAGAACTCCGTAAAAGATACCGGTGACCTGGGAGAGAGCATAGCACTTGCCGTGAAGAGGAAGAAGCAAAAGAGCTTCTTCTCGCAACCACTAACGATCAAGAGAGTGTATCAAACCCTAGTCAAAGTCGCAGAAACAACTGGAGAAGGAAGTCAGGAAAAGAAGATGAAGTATCTAGCGAACCTTTTCATGGACGCCGAGCCAATTGAAGCTAAGTACATAGCGAGGACAGTCCTGGGAACCATGAGAACTGGAGTTGCTGAAGGCCTACTGAGGGATGCCATAGCCCTAGCATTCCACGTTAAGGTGGAGCTCGTTGAGAGGGCGTACATGCTCACGAGTGACTTTGGATTTGTGGCTAAAGTGGCAAAGTTGGAGGGCAACGAAGGACTAGCGAAAGTTACGATACAGATAGGAAAGCCAATAAAGCCAATGCTGGCACAGCAGGCCGCTAACATAAAGGAAGCTCTCCTCGAGATGGGTGGGGAGGCCGAGTTTGAGATAAAATATGACGGAGCCAGGGTGCAGGTGCACAAGGATGGAGATAGGATAATAGTATACTCAAGGAGGCTGGAGAACGTCACGAGAGCAATTCCGGAGATAGTAGAGGCAATAAAAGAGGCCGTAAAGCCAGAAAAGGCAATTGTTGAGGGCGAGCTCGTGGCGATAGGAGAGAACGGAAGGCCACTGCCCTTCCAGTACGTCCTAAGGAGGTTCAGGAGAAAGCACAATATAGAAGAGATGATGAAGAAGATACCGCTCGAGTTGAACCTCTTCGACGTTCTCTACGTTGATGGTGTCAGCATGATAGACACTAAGTTCATAGAGAGGAGAAAGAAGCTCGAGGAGATAATAGAGCCGAACGGAAAGATAAAGATAGCTGAGAATTTAATAACGAAGAAAGTCGAAGAGGCGGAGGCATTCTACAAGAGGGCCCTTGAGATGGGGCATGAAGGTTTAATGGCGAAGAGGCTTGATGCAGTTTACGAGCCAGGTAACAGAGGCAAGAAGTGGCTCAAGATAAAGCCAACTATGGAAAACCTTGATCTCGTTATAATAGGAGCGGAATGGGGAGAGGGAAGGAGAGCACACCTGCTAGGATCGTTCATCCTGGGAGCATATGATCCAGAAACGGGAGAGTTCCTTGAAGTCGGAAAGGTCGGGAGCGGATTCACGGATGAAGACTTGGTAGAGTTTACCAAGATGCTGAAGCCCCTGATCATCAAAGAGGAAGGAAAGAGGGTGTGGGTCGAGCCGAAGATAGTTATTGAAGTGACATACCAAGAGATACAGAAGAGCCCCAAGTACAGGAGCGGGTTCGCCCTAAGGTTCCCCAGGTACGTTGCCCTGAGAGACGACAAGGGACCAGAGGATGCAGACACGATAGAAAGAATAGCCCAGCTGTATGAGCTGCAGGAAAGGATGAAGGGAAAGGTTTAA
- a CDS encoding OsmC family protein, with amino-acid sequence MAKYKDLEIKVVGKAISPTKTSIKAGDYEIVMDKLGGEAPSPIEYVLAALIGCINIVGHMVAKDMGFEIRNLEIEVTGIFNPAKFMGQDGDRAGFKSIKAVVKVDADADEETLKKWLEKVEERCPVSDNLVNPTPTEVVVKKV; translated from the coding sequence ATGGCAAAATATAAGGACTTAGAGATTAAGGTTGTTGGAAAGGCTATCTCTCCAACAAAGACTTCTATAAAGGCAGGAGATTACGAAATAGTTATGGACAAGTTGGGTGGAGAAGCACCATCTCCCATAGAATACGTTCTTGCGGCGTTAATTGGCTGCATAAACATAGTAGGCCATATGGTAGCAAAGGATATGGGATTCGAAATAAGGAACCTGGAGATAGAGGTAACTGGAATATTCAATCCAGCAAAATTCATGGGCCAAGATGGAGATAGAGCAGGGTTCAAATCGATAAAGGCAGTTGTTAAAGTTGACGCGGATGCAGACGAAGAAACCCTTAAGAAATGGCTCGAAAAAGTCGAGGAAAGGTGCCCAGTTAGTGATAACCTTGTAAATCCAACTCCCACTGAAGTTGTAGTTAAAAAGGTCTAA
- a CDS encoding lipoate protein ligase C-terminal domain-containing protein, protein MKLIGEHKAKKGLIRVEIDEDHGVAKSITITGDFFIYPESVVEDLETYLIGKKIEQLESAIEDFFSLRHDVEMPYLNVEDFKIAVRKALEEYK, encoded by the coding sequence ATGAAGCTGATTGGAGAGCACAAGGCTAAGAAAGGCCTGATAAGGGTTGAAATTGATGAAGATCATGGAGTAGCTAAGAGCATCACGATTACGGGAGATTTCTTTATATATCCTGAAAGTGTCGTCGAAGACCTCGAGACATACCTAATTGGGAAGAAGATCGAGCAACTTGAGAGTGCAATAGAGGACTTTTTCTCTCTGAGGCACGACGTTGAGATGCCTTACCTCAATGTTGAAGACTTTAAAATAGCAGTCAGGAAGGCGCTGGAGGAGTACAAATGA
- a CDS encoding stage II sporulation protein M, with the protein MRRKLKLFGLLIGIFSLGIIIGVGVAKSNPSAAEYLFKFLRKVLGGGELPTGFKLFLLIFLNNTRVALIMAFGGLIFGVLPLMIMFFNGAVVGMVTYHVYSAGEPIRKVLLSIIPHGVLEIPALTIAGVGGINWFLELVTGEGDLQKRFRKGFKEMLKLLLVAVFLLFVAALVEAFITPKIAGIS; encoded by the coding sequence ATGAGGAGAAAGTTGAAGTTGTTTGGCCTGCTTATTGGGATTTTTTCTTTGGGGATTATTATTGGCGTGGGAGTAGCTAAGTCAAATCCTTCCGCGGCTGAATATCTCTTCAAGTTTCTTCGAAAAGTTCTTGGCGGTGGCGAGCTACCTACCGGATTTAAACTATTCCTCCTTATCTTCCTTAATAATACAAGGGTAGCTTTGATAATGGCCTTTGGTGGTTTAATATTCGGTGTTCTTCCTCTTATGATAATGTTCTTTAATGGTGCCGTCGTTGGCATGGTGACTTATCACGTATACTCAGCTGGAGAGCCTATAAGAAAAGTTCTCCTTTCAATAATTCCTCATGGAGTTCTTGAAATTCCTGCTTTAACGATAGCAGGTGTTGGAGGCATTAACTGGTTCCTTGAGCTAGTAACTGGGGAGGGTGATCTCCAGAAGAGATTCAGAAAAGGATTTAAAGAAATGCTAAAACTTCTGCTCGTGGCTGTATTCCTTCTCTTCGTAGCTGCGCTTGTAGAGGCTTTCATAACTCCTAAGATCGCTGGAATAAGCTAG
- a CDS encoding DUF354 domain-containing protein — translation MKVWIDITNAPHAHFFKGVIRELERRGFEVLVTTREFDGLTQVLDMLGIEYISIGKHGGATLEGKLLASTERVYKLSKLIIEEKPDIAIYKNNPEAPRIAFGLGIPSIGFVDNETAIPQNKLMFPFTNRLIYPRVIDAYELLKCGADPNALRGIDGIAEIANVYGFTPNKEVLKDLGLKEYSYIVMRPEPVKANYFNGDREKSILEDIIPLLPDLPIVLFPRTEEQREVFEKFDNVIIPEKVIDTLSVLFYAKLMIGAGGTMNREALALGTPAISTYPGRLLAVTKWLIELGVKFHSTNPIEVATKAWEIIRKNSMYRKHIRLIMSSMENPVDVIIEEVERLAYSSDLRSYESLYKRSYEEKEYSHEQKF, via the coding sequence ATGAAAGTGTGGATTGATATAACAAATGCTCCTCATGCTCATTTTTTCAAAGGAGTTATTAGGGAACTCGAGAGGCGTGGATTCGAGGTGTTAGTTACTACAAGAGAATTTGATGGGTTAACCCAAGTCCTCGACATGCTCGGAATAGAGTACATATCCATAGGCAAACATGGGGGAGCCACACTTGAAGGAAAGCTTCTAGCAAGCACTGAAAGGGTGTATAAGCTATCAAAATTGATAATCGAAGAAAAACCCGATATAGCAATATACAAGAACAATCCAGAAGCCCCTAGGATAGCCTTTGGTTTAGGAATACCATCAATAGGCTTTGTTGACAATGAAACTGCGATACCTCAAAATAAATTAATGTTCCCATTTACAAACCGCCTCATATATCCCAGGGTCATAGATGCTTATGAGTTATTGAAGTGTGGAGCAGATCCAAATGCACTTAGAGGGATAGATGGTATAGCAGAGATAGCAAATGTCTACGGATTTACCCCAAACAAGGAAGTTCTCAAAGATCTCGGACTTAAAGAGTACTCCTACATTGTCATGAGACCAGAACCAGTAAAAGCTAATTACTTCAACGGAGACAGAGAAAAGAGCATATTGGAGGATATAATCCCTCTCCTTCCGGACCTACCAATAGTTCTTTTCCCGAGAACAGAAGAACAGAGAGAAGTATTTGAAAAGTTTGATAATGTGATAATACCTGAAAAGGTAATCGACACCTTGTCCGTGCTGTTCTATGCAAAACTCATGATAGGTGCAGGAGGAACTATGAACAGGGAAGCCCTCGCCCTAGGAACTCCAGCAATCTCTACCTATCCAGGCAGGCTTCTTGCAGTAACGAAATGGCTAATCGAGCTTGGCGTGAAGTTCCACTCGACGAATCCAATAGAAGTAGCAACAAAAGCCTGGGAGATAATAAGGAAGAACAGCATGTACAGGAAGCATATAAGGCTAATTATGAGCTCTATGGAAAATCCAGTTGATGTAATAATAGAAGAAGTGGAGAGGCTAGCTTATTCCAGCGATCTTAGGAGTTATGAAAGCCTCTACAAGCGCAGCTACGAAGAGAAGGAATACAGCCACGAGCAGAAGTTTTAG